From the genome of Candidatus Desulfarcum epimagneticum, one region includes:
- a CDS encoding 3-hydroxyacyl-CoA dehydrogenase, giving the protein MNAIKNVLVLGSGTMGLQIGAQCAAHGLNVTIYDAFEQALEKARKRVGKLTGVLADHNRISPEQAQAAGKGIRFTSDPQAAGRRADLITESIPEDPKLKQEVFARFNEICPERAIFTTNSSMLLPSMIAEGTGRPDRFAALHFHDLLIANVVDIMPHPGTSKETLEDIRSFCRAIDQFPIELKKEHSGYVFNTMLSQLLQSALTLASKEVASVQDIDRAWMGIMKTVMGPFGIMDSIGLDTVHKITEYWAGITQDPRSGENAALLQARVEKGELGVKSGQGFYRYPNPDFLNPDFMEGIR; this is encoded by the coding sequence ATGAACGCGATAAAAAATGTGCTGGTCCTGGGTTCCGGGACAATGGGACTTCAGATCGGCGCTCAATGCGCGGCGCATGGGTTGAATGTGACCATCTATGACGCTTTTGAACAGGCCCTTGAAAAAGCGCGAAAACGAGTGGGAAAACTGACGGGCGTTTTGGCGGACCACAACAGGATCAGCCCGGAACAGGCCCAGGCCGCGGGGAAAGGCATTCGGTTTACATCTGATCCTCAAGCGGCGGGGCGCCGCGCCGATCTGATCACGGAATCCATCCCCGAAGATCCAAAGCTTAAACAGGAGGTGTTTGCCCGATTCAATGAAATTTGTCCGGAGCGCGCCATTTTCACCACCAATTCATCCATGCTGCTCCCCTCCATGATCGCCGAGGGCACAGGCCGGCCGGACCGGTTTGCCGCGCTGCATTTCCATGACCTTCTGATTGCCAATGTGGTGGATATCATGCCCCATCCCGGGACTTCCAAAGAGACCCTGGAAGATATCCGCTCCTTTTGCCGGGCCATTGATCAATTTCCCATTGAACTGAAAAAAGAGCACAGCGGTTATGTGTTTAACACCATGCTTTCACAACTGCTGCAGTCTGCGCTCACCCTTGCCTCAAAAGAGGTGGCGTCTGTGCAAGACATTGACCGGGCCTGGATGGGGATCATGAAAACCGTTATGGGCCCATTTGGCATTATGGATTCCATCGGCCTTGACACCGTGCATAAAATCACAGAATACTGGGCCGGGATCACCCAGGATCCCCGGTCCGGCGAAAATGCGGCGTTGCTTCAAGCGCGTGTGGAAAAAGGAGAGTTAGGGGTGAAAAGCGGCCAGGGGTTTTACCGGTATCCGAATCCGGATTTTTTGAATCCTGATTTTATGGAAGGCATCCGGTAA
- a CDS encoding hypothetical protein (Evidence 5 : Unknown function), producing the protein MVERILRMPLQKPLSKSDIAKNMGKEKPSRYLNDVMKRMVEAKRVEYTIPKKPTSRFQRYRITADGRRSLRRMK; encoded by the coding sequence ATGGTTGAGAGAATTTTACGCATGCCGCTTCAAAAACCATTGTCGAAATCAGATATCGCCAAAAACATGGGTAAAGAGAAACCCTCCCGCTATCTGAATGATGTGATGAAACGGATGGTCGAAGCGAAACGGGTCGAATACACCATACCGAAAAAGCCCACGAGCCGATTCCAAAGATATCGAATCACAGCCGATGGGCGGAGGAGTTTAAGGAGGATGAAATGA
- a CDS encoding hypothetical protein (Evidence 5 : Unknown function): MKKNIICFCLGVAVLWVGCAPQNDHYPKGENETLEVNVMDNDQNFFGGKINAADGYMIELASPIRATLNGVEYTLSINNDPVLSDSILEKGGSLAKNGSGTTAPEFFRVSGAGHTFSPKNNIVITDGFRIHQNGDLSLSQSLSTLFMGDMDLRNGDVIGFDYRLLFDQYPSQKQAGVAIEITDYSKNSGAWAAVGKVGFSAGKAENTSAALDSTGVPYVAYQDAASLADPGDPDSGKATVMKYVGGNWTPVGKAGFSSGSAEGIVLALDHANTPYVAFIRKRTKKGTGQ; the protein is encoded by the coding sequence ATGAAAAAAAATATCATTTGTTTTTGCTTAGGAGTCGCTGTGTTGTGGGTCGGTTGCGCGCCCCAAAATGATCATTACCCAAAAGGAGAAAATGAAACCCTGGAAGTGAATGTGATGGATAATGATCAGAACTTTTTTGGCGGCAAAATTAACGCCGCCGATGGGTATATGATTGAGCTTGCCTCACCCATCAGAGCCACTTTAAATGGAGTTGAATATACTCTTAGCATTAACAATGATCCTGTTTTGTCGGATTCAATTTTAGAAAAAGGCGGCTCTCTGGCAAAAAATGGTTCCGGCACAACGGCTCCGGAATTTTTCCGGGTCTCAGGCGCGGGTCATACTTTCTCACCAAAAAATAATATAGTGATTACAGATGGGTTCAGAATCCATCAAAACGGGGATTTGTCTCTTTCTCAGTCACTATCCACATTATTTATGGGTGATATGGATTTGAGAAATGGAGACGTGATTGGTTTTGATTACAGGCTGCTGTTTGATCAATATCCCAGTCAGAAGCAGGCCGGGGTTGCGATTGAGATAACGGATTATTCAAAAAACAGTGGGGCATGGGCAGCCGTCGGCAAGGTGGGTTTCTCCGCCGGCAAAGCTGAGAACACCTCCGCAGCTCTTGATTCCACTGGTGTGCCCTACGTGGCCTACCAGGATGCGGCGAGTCTGGCTGATCCTGGTGATCCCGACTCTGGCAAGGCTACTGTGATGAAGTATGTCGGGGGTAATTGGACACCCGTGGGCAAGGCGGGTTTCTCTTCAGGTTCCGCCGAAGGCATTGTTTTAGCTCTCGACCACGCCAATACACCCTACGTGGCCTTCATCAGAAAAAGGACGAAAAAGGGGACAGGCCAATAA
- a CDS encoding conserved hypothetical protein (Evidence 4 : Unknown function but conserved in other organisms): MLRNKDLMKNNKQITTAKEYQNLLKEIKGLLEKGLHEAYKVVDNLKVQTYWQIGERIAREELKNQDRADYGKFLINSLAVDLSIHKRDLYRCVKFYKTYPIVTTLSSQLSWWNYIELCQIDDEKERTFYQNKAIQNSWSVRKLRGEIRNNFFAKTSAKEIEQTLQSKLPSVQKAGVFKDVYDFNFIDDAATKKERDLEDQLLAKIELFLSELGNDISFLGRQVPIKIDNKTHFVDLALYHRGIPCVILVDLKIHKIDSGDIGQMNKYVSYYKLNRQYKHERDTIGLIICKDAGREEMRYTLDGLGHKIFVAKYKSKLPSDEKIKQAVKKLI; this comes from the coding sequence ATGCTGAGAAATAAAGACCTTATGAAAAACAACAAACAAATCACGACCGCCAAAGAGTACCAAAATCTTTTGAAGGAGATCAAGGGGCTTTTAGAAAAAGGTTTACATGAAGCCTATAAGGTCGTTGATAATCTCAAAGTTCAAACCTATTGGCAGATCGGGGAGAGAATTGCCAGAGAGGAGTTGAAAAATCAGGACAGGGCGGATTATGGAAAATTTTTAATCAACAGCCTCGCTGTTGATTTATCAATACATAAGAGGGATTTATACCGGTGCGTGAAGTTTTATAAAACGTATCCAATTGTGACTACACTGTCGTCACAATTGAGCTGGTGGAATTATATTGAGTTATGTCAGATAGATGATGAAAAGGAACGGACGTTTTACCAAAACAAGGCGATTCAAAATTCCTGGAGTGTTCGAAAACTTCGCGGTGAAATCAGAAATAATTTTTTTGCAAAAACTTCCGCAAAAGAAATAGAACAAACGCTGCAAAGTAAACTGCCGAGCGTTCAAAAGGCGGGGGTGTTTAAAGACGTTTACGATTTTAATTTCATTGATGATGCGGCGACAAAAAAAGAACGGGATTTAGAAGATCAACTGTTGGCGAAAATTGAGCTTTTTTTGAGCGAATTGGGCAATGACATTTCTTTTCTTGGAAGGCAAGTGCCTATAAAAATAGACAATAAAACCCATTTTGTTGACTTGGCGCTATATCACAGGGGGATTCCTTGCGTCATTCTCGTTGATTTAAAAATTCACAAAATCGACAGCGGCGACATCGGGCAAATGAATAAATATGTCAGCTATTACAAATTGAACAGACAGTATAAACATGAGAGAGATACTATCGGGCTTATAATTTGCAAAGATGCCGGCAGAGAGGAAATGCGATATACATTGGATGGCCTGGGACATAAAATTTTTGTGGCAAAGTATAAATCAAAATTGCCAAGCGATGAAAAAATTAAACAGGCAGTGAAAAAATTAATATAA